In one window of Kitasatospora sp. MMS16-BH015 DNA:
- a CDS encoding CpaF family protein: protein MRGSPLHQRPPQGDPAALPWAVSAEPAGFGAAQAHPAQPHQGGPAHEGGAAYSGGQQTAAGRGFTPGPVKAVSALQPVGVRPAVDPQVARELKRQVAAELHQQLSRMEGGAGLEADRATRRQRGRALIEEAVARWSDAYAQTHGIPPTREQDRALAEAVFDLLFRAGRLQPYLDDPEIENILINGCDDVWISRVHQPLRQVPPVADSDEELIELLQDLARQHGGGERSLSTASPTLALRLEGGMRLQALTEVTPRPYVAIRRHRVASATLADLVALGTVDSTLAAFLAAAIRARKNVMITGTQGVGKTSLLRAMAAEIPPDERIGTLESEFELWLHTLGHLRQVVPMEAREGNGERVDGRMAGELSIGELIPAALRMTLSRIIVGEVRSGEVVPMLRVMTNGEGGSMCTLHARAPHMVVDRIAELCLEYGAHMTDSLAYRLTANAVDLIVHVAMVDETAVGGRRHRFVSHVLEVTGLGENGRPAMNTVFGPRPDLGEPRAVPHTPPQCLDDLRRTGFDAGRLQSPYGSWSAPLALRIGGVR from the coding sequence GTGCGCGGTAGTCCACTGCACCAGCGCCCGCCGCAGGGCGATCCGGCCGCGCTGCCCTGGGCCGTCAGCGCCGAGCCGGCCGGGTTCGGCGCGGCCCAGGCACATCCTGCTCAGCCGCACCAGGGCGGCCCGGCCCACGAGGGCGGGGCGGCGTACTCGGGCGGTCAGCAGACCGCCGCCGGGCGGGGGTTCACGCCCGGGCCGGTCAAGGCCGTGTCCGCGCTGCAGCCGGTCGGGGTGCGACCGGCCGTCGATCCGCAGGTGGCCCGCGAGCTCAAGCGGCAGGTCGCCGCCGAGCTGCACCAGCAGCTCTCCCGGATGGAGGGCGGGGCCGGCCTGGAGGCCGACCGGGCGACCCGCCGTCAGCGGGGGCGGGCGCTGATCGAGGAGGCGGTGGCCCGCTGGTCCGACGCGTACGCGCAGACCCACGGCATCCCGCCCACCCGCGAGCAGGACCGGGCACTCGCCGAGGCCGTCTTCGACCTGCTCTTCCGGGCCGGCCGGCTCCAGCCGTACCTGGACGATCCCGAGATCGAGAACATCCTGATCAACGGCTGCGACGACGTCTGGATCTCCCGGGTGCACCAGCCGCTGCGCCAGGTGCCGCCGGTGGCCGACAGCGACGAGGAGCTGATCGAGCTGCTCCAGGACCTGGCCCGCCAGCACGGCGGCGGCGAGCGCAGCCTCTCCACCGCCAGCCCCACGCTCGCGCTGCGGCTGGAGGGCGGCATGCGGCTCCAGGCGCTCACCGAGGTGACGCCCAGGCCGTACGTGGCGATCCGCCGCCACCGGGTGGCTTCGGCCACCCTGGCCGACCTGGTCGCGCTCGGCACGGTGGACTCGACCCTGGCCGCCTTCCTGGCCGCCGCCATCCGGGCCCGGAAGAACGTGATGATCACCGGCACCCAGGGCGTCGGAAAGACCAGCCTGCTGCGCGCGATGGCCGCCGAGATCCCGCCGGACGAGCGGATCGGCACCCTGGAGTCGGAGTTCGAGCTCTGGCTGCACACCCTCGGCCACCTGCGCCAGGTGGTGCCGATGGAGGCCCGCGAGGGCAACGGCGAGCGGGTGGACGGCCGGATGGCGGGGGAGCTGAGCATCGGCGAGCTGATCCCCGCCGCGCTCCGGATGACGCTCTCCCGGATCATCGTCGGCGAGGTGCGCTCGGGCGAGGTCGTGCCGATGCTGCGGGTGATGACCAACGGCGAGGGCGGCTCGATGTGCACCCTGCACGCCCGCGCCCCGCACATGGTGGTGGACCGGATCGCCGAGCTCTGCCTGGAGTACGGCGCCCACATGACCGACAGCCTCGCCTACCGGCTGACCGCCAACGCCGTGGACCTCATCGTGCACGTGGCGATGGTGGACGAGACGGCCGTCGGCGGCCGGCGCCACCGCTTCGTCTCGCACGTCCTGGAGGTCACCGGCCTCGGCGAGAACGGCCGCCCGGCGATGAACACCGTCTTCGGCCCGCGCCCGGACCTGGGCGAGCCGCGGGCGGTGCCGCACACCCCGCCGCAGTGCCTGGACGACCTGCGGCGCACCGGCTTCGACGCGGGCAGGCTCCAGTCCCCGTACGGTAGTTGGAGCGCGCCGCTGGCCCTGCGGATCGGCGGGGTGCGCTGA
- a CDS encoding type II secretion system F family protein, whose product MLLFVICGLAISGGLAALVFWLVGSDRVEQDDNPLTGRLHTLWYGAPGAAAPRMVRLRRIQVAVALIGAPLAWLFTAIPLVALLVVLAVFGVPWLVDATRSDTRRIERLEALAEWTQRLADVLLLGVGLNQALLTSRRTAPPALEAEIAELTARLQSRWRPEDALRAFADQLADATSDKVLAALVLRAGDSGPGLARALADMAESVREEVRQRRTIEADRAKHRATVRWLVGIILLVITAGLFNPRYSQPYTSYTGQVVLAVVAAGFVAVIAWMRSLASHTPLPRLLEPDRRSKAGPLPGSSGAGAGSGSSSGEEAGEQPSGSAAPAAGIKELR is encoded by the coding sequence ATGCTGCTCTTCGTGATCTGCGGCCTGGCGATCAGCGGCGGCCTGGCCGCGCTGGTCTTCTGGCTGGTCGGCAGCGACCGGGTCGAGCAGGACGACAATCCGCTGACCGGGCGGCTGCACACGCTCTGGTACGGCGCGCCCGGCGCCGCCGCGCCGCGGATGGTCCGGCTGCGCCGGATCCAGGTGGCGGTGGCGCTGATCGGCGCCCCGCTGGCCTGGCTGTTCACCGCGATCCCGCTGGTGGCCCTGTTGGTGGTGCTGGCCGTGTTCGGGGTGCCCTGGCTGGTGGATGCGACCCGCTCCGACACCCGGCGGATCGAGCGGCTGGAGGCGCTGGCCGAGTGGACCCAACGGCTGGCCGACGTGCTGCTGTTGGGCGTCGGCCTCAACCAGGCGCTGCTGACCAGCCGCCGCACCGCGCCGCCCGCACTGGAGGCCGAGATCGCCGAGCTCACCGCCCGGCTGCAGTCGCGCTGGCGCCCGGAGGACGCGCTGCGCGCCTTTGCCGACCAACTCGCCGACGCCACCTCGGACAAGGTGCTGGCCGCGCTGGTGCTGCGGGCGGGCGACAGCGGCCCCGGCCTGGCCCGGGCGCTCGCCGACATGGCCGAATCGGTCCGCGAGGAGGTGCGCCAGCGGCGCACCATCGAGGCCGACCGGGCCAAGCACCGGGCCACCGTCCGCTGGCTGGTCGGGATCATCCTGCTGGTGATCACGGCCGGGCTGTTCAACCCCCGGTACAGCCAGCCGTACACCTCGTACACCGGCCAGGTGGTGCTCGCCGTGGTCGCGGCGGGCTTCGTGGCGGTGATCGCCTGGATGCGGTCGCTGGCGAGCCACACCCCGCTGCCCCGCCTGCTCGAACCCGACCGGCGGAGCAAGGCCGGGCCGCTGCCTGGCAGTTCGGGCGCGGGTGCGGGCTCGGGCTCGAGCTCGGGCGAAGAGGCCGGCGAACAGCCGTCCGGCTCGGCCGCACCGGCCGCCGGGATCAAGGAGCTCCGATGA
- a CDS encoding TadE/TadG family type IV pilus assembly protein, producing MSISLAIIFPVLLTIVLLVVQAALWWYASQVALSAAREGADAGRVLGGSAAAGQRQAETFVRSFDNLAEYRDVTATRSAVNCQVVVKVRPLGILPLIGMPDITRQVTAPVERFVSPVAAP from the coding sequence ATGTCGATCAGCCTGGCGATCATCTTCCCGGTGCTGCTGACCATCGTGCTGCTCGTGGTGCAGGCCGCGCTCTGGTGGTACGCGAGCCAGGTCGCGCTCAGTGCGGCCCGCGAGGGCGCGGACGCGGGGCGGGTGCTCGGCGGCTCGGCGGCGGCGGGGCAGCGGCAGGCGGAGACCTTCGTCCGGAGCTTCGACAACCTGGCGGAGTACCGGGACGTCACCGCCACCCGCAGCGCGGTGAACTGCCAGGTCGTGGTCAAGGTCCGGCCGTTGGGCATCCTGCCGCTGATCGGCATGCCCGACATCACCCGCCAGGTGACCGCCCCGGTGGAGCGGTTCGTCAGCCCGGTGGCCGCACCGTGA
- a CDS encoding TadE/TadG family type IV pilus assembly protein: MEAAILAPAVVLLVLFVTLVGRIQSAQGVVDAAARAGARAATISVRQDPETAKQQAEDAMNAVLKDGGVSCAPLTVGDPTFRLDGPDGLQTVEVTIGCDVPVGDLLLLNGGWGHKHLASGFVSVVDRYREQPGRAAP; encoded by the coding sequence GTGGAGGCCGCGATCCTCGCGCCCGCCGTGGTGCTGCTGGTGCTGTTCGTCACCCTGGTCGGGCGTATTCAGAGCGCCCAAGGGGTAGTTGATGCGGCAGCCCGGGCAGGTGCCCGGGCCGCCACCATCTCGGTGCGGCAGGACCCGGAGACCGCCAAGCAGCAGGCGGAGGATGCCATGAACGCGGTGCTCAAGGACGGCGGCGTCAGCTGTGCGCCGTTGACCGTGGGCGACCCGACGTTCCGGCTCGACGGCCCGGACGGCCTGCAGACGGTCGAGGTGACCATCGGCTGCGACGTACCGGTGGGCGATCTGCTGCTGCTGAACGGGGGTTGGGGCCACAAGCACCTCGCCAGCGGGTTCGTGTCGGTGGTCGACCGCTACCGGGAGCAGCCCGGCCGGGCTGCACCGTGA
- a CDS encoding LysM peptidoglycan-binding domain-containing protein encodes MAAPRAKDQKRTGTAGAQTENAGGRGAEAGGRSASAGGRTGAAGTRSGAAGALVPAGRRAAPVRLRRRRTAGSVFTALAALVALIGLLIGLPAVLLYGTGAVAAMGGPSSAGLGDLLTSPDDGRLFLWALVAVGWVAWACFALSVLLEIPAQLRGRIARRLPAFGWSQRLAAGLVGSVLALLPVAGASFAATPERAPAVSAPAGLTAAPRYAALPAAAAAPALAPAADQLPGYTVRDSRPADSLWSIAERQLGSGERWVEIAKLNNGRVMDDSGIRFDADRPIQPGWQLLMPADAKPDQAGRPATPAPAPATGQQSGGAAAHQVTVKDGDSLSAIAQRELGSAEDWPQLFEANKGIGAPDGEKLTDPDVVIPGMVLTIPGTSAAPAPAPAPAPAPTPVTPPAATGGDTATPPASTPATPGAPTQGPVVPTAPAPAPSSASPSHAPQSAPPSQGATHLPSQTPSHASPAPAHATAKVTPSNDYTGALTASAVGVLLAAVMIGTVQRRRGDQQRARRPRHRITLPPAPIAAFEAELKVRQNAAGIDLLDRALRTMARNTVRTGKRLPALVAVRVTPGRTVELHLAAPAAPIAPFRAAHAPNVWWCPEDSSELLSAGQAAKANAPYPALVTLGSAPDGSVVLADLETVRLMHLSGHPDDARDVLRTLAIELAHSPLADRLHLHLVGIPDDPAISGPAAERVHRYDTLQQALTALGPRTARARATLVAAEASSPRDARSRGHADESWVPEIVLSVQPPSGTLPAELGRLLDGTPRTCLAVVARAPERGSGPVARWTLPSTGLATIPGLHLGVELQRLTPQQYEQWGELLSSAEDLTQHPAPDWTLDGPEEDDLPLPVPALVGAGPQADTAATAAVNGHPPQTVSRVIASGTSPFAGISPVANPGQRNGRHSANGLGLGLSAAKSLPSGNGSGAKGLGPAFGLMPEGSEPVAAIESPAEQTAELPLPVAELVEPEPEVAPVVEVPPMPTAPPVVPEPVAPSHEAGLPSAEAPSGFPPVDEVFTAPPLQEPVEVLVEVPVEVPVEPAPVHDAAPAPDARPSESRPEPMEYAAPPAAPRTDSDELLAILRSPEAHSTRTAPRVRLLGPVDVLGATGPADPAKLAQLTELAAYLALRPGVERAALDRALHPAGAHLVDGSESPLPGRVTELAAWLGVLPDGRPYLPEGSAEGYSFAPAVSCDWDEFRSLYRRGMRSTSSTADAALAHALALVRGAPFAEAPGGAYTWAEAERQDMLAAVVDTAHELAARRLQYGDHRSAEAAIFRGLAVAPDVELLHRDLFYAYASAGARDQLVRAVNRLDALSRRTGRDLDPDTVALLRDLLTGH; translated from the coding sequence ATGGCCGCGCCACGAGCCAAGGACCAGAAGCGCACCGGGACAGCCGGTGCCCAGACCGAGAACGCCGGTGGCCGCGGTGCCGAAGCCGGCGGCCGCAGCGCGAGCGCCGGTGGCCGTACCGGTGCCGCCGGTACCCGGTCCGGGGCTGCGGGCGCTCTCGTCCCGGCCGGGCGCCGGGCCGCGCCGGTGCGCCTGCGGCGGCGCCGCACGGCCGGCTCGGTGTTCACCGCCCTGGCCGCGCTGGTGGCGCTGATCGGGCTGCTGATCGGTCTGCCCGCCGTGCTGCTCTACGGCACCGGCGCGGTGGCCGCGATGGGCGGCCCGAGCAGCGCCGGCCTCGGCGACCTGCTGACCAGCCCCGACGACGGGCGGCTCTTCCTCTGGGCCCTGGTCGCCGTCGGCTGGGTGGCCTGGGCCTGTTTCGCCCTCTCCGTGCTGCTGGAGATCCCGGCCCAGCTGCGCGGGCGGATCGCCCGCCGGCTCCCCGCCTTCGGCTGGAGCCAGCGACTGGCCGCCGGCCTGGTCGGCTCGGTGCTCGCGCTGCTCCCGGTGGCCGGGGCCTCCTTCGCCGCCACCCCCGAGCGGGCCCCCGCCGTCTCCGCCCCTGCCGGCCTGACCGCGGCCCCCCGGTACGCGGCGCTGCCCGCCGCCGCAGCCGCCCCCGCGCTGGCCCCGGCCGCCGACCAGCTCCCCGGCTACACCGTCCGGGACTCCCGTCCGGCCGACAGCCTCTGGTCGATCGCCGAACGCCAACTGGGCTCCGGCGAGCGCTGGGTGGAGATCGCGAAGCTCAACAACGGCCGGGTGATGGACGATTCCGGCATCCGCTTCGACGCCGACCGCCCGATCCAGCCCGGTTGGCAGCTGCTGATGCCCGCCGACGCCAAGCCCGACCAGGCCGGCCGGCCCGCCACCCCCGCCCCCGCGCCCGCCACCGGGCAGCAGTCGGGCGGCGCAGCTGCGCACCAGGTGACGGTCAAGGACGGCGACAGCCTCTCGGCCATCGCCCAGCGGGAGTTGGGCAGTGCGGAGGACTGGCCCCAGCTGTTCGAGGCCAACAAGGGGATCGGCGCCCCCGACGGCGAGAAGCTGACCGATCCGGACGTGGTGATCCCCGGCATGGTGCTCACCATCCCGGGCACCTCCGCCGCGCCTGCTCCGGCCCCCGCTCCCGCCCCGGCGCCGACCCCGGTCACCCCGCCGGCGGCCACCGGTGGCGACACCGCCACGCCGCCCGCGAGCACACCCGCCACCCCCGGGGCGCCCACCCAGGGCCCGGTGGTGCCCACGGCTCCGGCACCGGCCCCGTCCTCGGCCTCGCCCAGTCACGCTCCGCAGTCCGCGCCGCCGAGCCAGGGCGCCACGCACCTGCCGAGCCAGACCCCGAGCCACGCCTCGCCGGCCCCGGCGCACGCCACCGCCAAGGTCACCCCGAGCAACGACTACACCGGCGCGCTCACGGCCTCCGCCGTCGGCGTGCTGCTTGCCGCCGTGATGATCGGCACCGTGCAGCGCCGCCGGGGCGACCAGCAGCGGGCCCGCCGCCCCCGGCACCGGATCACCCTGCCGCCGGCGCCGATCGCCGCCTTCGAGGCCGAGCTGAAGGTGCGGCAGAACGCGGCCGGGATCGACCTGCTGGACCGGGCGCTGCGCACGATGGCCCGCAACACCGTCCGCACCGGCAAGCGGCTGCCCGCCCTGGTCGCCGTCCGGGTCACCCCCGGCCGCACGGTCGAGCTGCACCTGGCCGCGCCCGCCGCGCCGATCGCCCCGTTCCGCGCGGCGCACGCGCCCAACGTCTGGTGGTGCCCGGAGGACTCCTCCGAGCTGCTCTCCGCCGGCCAGGCCGCCAAGGCCAACGCGCCCTACCCCGCCCTGGTCACCCTGGGCAGTGCACCGGACGGCTCGGTGGTGCTCGCCGACCTGGAGACGGTGCGCCTGATGCACCTGTCCGGGCACCCGGACGACGCACGGGACGTGCTGCGCACCCTGGCCATCGAGCTCGCCCACAGCCCGCTGGCCGACCGGCTCCACCTGCACCTGGTCGGCATCCCCGACGACCCCGCGATCAGCGGCCCGGCCGCCGAGCGGGTGCACCGCTACGACACCCTCCAGCAGGCCCTCACCGCCCTCGGCCCGCGCACCGCCCGTGCTCGCGCCACCCTGGTGGCCGCCGAGGCGAGCAGCCCGCGGGACGCCCGCAGCCGGGGCCACGCCGACGAGTCCTGGGTGCCGGAGATCGTGCTCTCCGTCCAGCCGCCGAGCGGCACCCTGCCCGCCGAGCTGGGCCGTCTGCTCGACGGCACCCCGCGCACCTGCCTCGCCGTGGTCGCCCGCGCCCCCGAGCGCGGCAGCGGCCCGGTCGCCCGCTGGACCCTCCCGAGCACCGGTCTGGCCACCATCCCCGGCCTGCACCTGGGCGTGGAGCTCCAGCGGCTCACCCCGCAGCAGTACGAGCAGTGGGGCGAACTGCTCAGCAGCGCCGAGGACCTGACCCAGCACCCGGCCCCGGACTGGACCCTGGACGGCCCTGAGGAGGACGACCTCCCGCTGCCGGTCCCGGCCCTGGTCGGAGCCGGCCCGCAGGCCGACACCGCCGCCACCGCTGCCGTCAACGGCCACCCGCCGCAGACGGTCAGCCGGGTGATCGCCTCCGGCACCAGCCCGTTCGCGGGCATCAGCCCGGTGGCCAACCCCGGCCAGCGGAACGGCCGGCACAGTGCGAACGGCCTGGGCCTGGGCCTCAGCGCGGCCAAGTCGCTGCCCAGCGGCAACGGTTCCGGCGCGAAGGGGCTGGGGCCGGCCTTCGGGCTGATGCCGGAGGGCAGTGAGCCCGTGGCCGCCATCGAGTCGCCGGCCGAGCAGACCGCCGAACTGCCCCTGCCGGTCGCGGAGCTGGTCGAGCCCGAGCCGGAGGTGGCGCCCGTGGTCGAGGTGCCGCCGATGCCGACGGCTCCGCCGGTGGTGCCCGAGCCGGTGGCACCCTCGCACGAGGCCGGCCTTCCGTCGGCTGAGGCGCCGTCCGGATTCCCGCCGGTCGACGAGGTGTTCACCGCTCCGCCGCTCCAAGAGCCGGTCGAAGTGCTGGTCGAGGTGCCGGTGGAGGTGCCGGTGGAGCCGGCTCCGGTGCACGATGCGGCCCCCGCTCCCGATGCCCGGCCGAGTGAGTCGCGGCCCGAGCCGATGGAGTACGCGGCGCCGCCGGCGGCTCCCCGGACGGACAGCGACGAACTGCTGGCCATCCTGCGGTCGCCGGAGGCACACAGCACGCGGACGGCGCCCCGGGTGCGGCTGCTCGGGCCGGTGGACGTGCTCGGGGCGACCGGGCCGGCCGACCCGGCGAAGCTGGCCCAGCTCACCGAGCTGGCCGCGTACTTGGCGCTGCGGCCCGGAGTCGAACGGGCCGCGCTCGACCGGGCGCTGCACCCGGCGGGGGCGCACCTGGTGGACGGTTCGGAGTCGCCGCTGCCCGGTCGGGTGACGGAGCTGGCGGCCTGGCTGGGCGTGCTGCCCGACGGGCGGCCGTACCTGCCGGAGGGTTCGGCCGAGGGGTACTCCTTCGCACCGGCGGTGAGCTGCGACTGGGACGAGTTCCGCAGTCTGTACCGGCGCGGGATGCGCAGCACCAGCAGCACGGCCGACGCCGCGCTGGCGCACGCGCTCGCGCTGGTGCGGGGGGCGCCGTTCGCGGAGGCCCCGGGCGGGGCGTACACCTGGGCGGAGGCCGAGCGGCAGGACATGCTCGCCGCCGTGGTGGACACCGCCCACGAGCTGGCCGCCCGCCGCCTCCAGTACGGCGACCACCGCAGCGCCGAGGCCGCCATCTTCCGCGGCCTGGCCGTCGCCCCGGACGTGGAACTGCTCCACCGCGACCTGTTCTACGCCTACGCCTCGGCCGGCGCCCGCGACCAACTCGTCCGCGCCGTCAACCGCCTGGACGCCCTCAGCCGCCGCACCGGCCGCGACCTGGACCCCGACACGGTGGCCCTGCTCCGCGACCTGCTGACGGGCCACTGA
- a CDS encoding alpha/beta fold hydrolase → MSPTFVLVHGAFANSFSFAPLQAELGLLGHRSVAVDLPGHGFAATFTHAYQAPQDAAGLASAPGAIKGVTLADNVAHLIGVLERAKQHGPVILVSHSRGGLTATAAANARPDLIDRIVYVSSWAPVDLEVGAYYAEPEMATVDPASLALALAGNPAELGLLRVNFRTADPAALAAFKAAFLADGTDEEFLTFLNTFQPDENLDTGTADDRAQADTWGRIPKAYVRLTEDASLPLALQDRLIREGDALTPDNPYQVRTLPGSHLKWLTAPAEAARVLAELAG, encoded by the coding sequence ATGTCACCGACGTTCGTGCTGGTGCACGGAGCCTTCGCGAATTCCTTCTCCTTCGCGCCCCTGCAGGCCGAGCTCGGCCTGCTCGGCCACCGGTCGGTCGCCGTCGACCTGCCCGGCCACGGCTTCGCCGCCACCTTCACCCACGCCTACCAGGCCCCGCAGGACGCCGCCGGCCTGGCCAGCGCCCCCGGCGCGATCAAGGGCGTCACGCTCGCCGACAACGTCGCGCACCTGATCGGCGTCCTCGAGCGGGCCAAGCAGCACGGGCCGGTGATCCTGGTCTCGCACAGCCGCGGCGGACTCACGGCCACCGCCGCCGCCAACGCCCGCCCGGACCTGATCGACCGGATCGTCTACGTCTCCTCCTGGGCCCCGGTCGACCTCGAGGTCGGCGCCTACTACGCCGAGCCCGAGATGGCCACCGTCGACCCCGCCTCGCTCGCCCTGGCCCTGGCCGGCAACCCGGCCGAACTCGGCCTGCTCCGGGTCAACTTCCGCACCGCCGACCCGGCCGCCCTGGCCGCCTTCAAGGCAGCCTTCCTCGCCGACGGCACGGACGAGGAGTTCCTGACCTTCCTCAACACCTTCCAGCCCGACGAGAACCTGGACACCGGCACCGCCGACGACCGCGCCCAGGCCGACACCTGGGGCCGGATCCCCAAGGCCTACGTCCGCCTCACCGAGGACGCCAGCCTCCCCCTCGCCCTCCAGGACCGCCTGATCCGCGAGGGCGACGCCCTCACCCCCGACAACCCCTACCAGGTCCGCACCCTCCCGGGCAGCCACCTCAAGTGGCTCACCGCCCCGGCCGAGGCCGCCCGCGTGCTCGCCGAGCTCGCCGGCTGA
- a CDS encoding thiopeptide-type bacteriocin biosynthesis protein, whose amino-acid sequence MADWHSLHLSLDAGTAGTDAFVTGQLAPLLEEFISAGTAEEWFFIRYGEGGPHLRIRVRGLRSPALPGRLADRLAELAAKCPAESGPWPTPHGQVSAVPYLPETDRYGGPAALPIAERLFTVSTRTAVAALHQLAAGTTRLVLAADLAHATAHALGLDRLAAARWLRGQAAGWRWVTEVPLLAAAAVHSRVNSVYAQQRSSLLGRADALHGQLAEGSAAPWLADWVAEVRAADQELRALPDPDSSRLGWAWGSQLHMLFNRLGVSPDEERAVCRLAARTLLDSGEPPSFFPEGHRAPDRQYLERSKFQIGRNEDTALRPLAGTPPEPSPTELPLAARPLPETTLRTALATRRSARGPLTGPLDAATLGGLLWETLAESHRTDQPLAAGGLRRLAHRPYPSAGALYTARLRLVARSVDGLAPGTYEVYPERRTLRPIGPAPTLDELEALSTYFSRPATDPDRIGLEEAPALLGLYLDYGLLRERYGLRALRLGLLEAGHLAQNLLLGLAALGLATTPLGGFHDDLAHELLGLSDLDQPLQYLLPLGRTAPAGP is encoded by the coding sequence GTGGCCGACTGGCACAGCCTGCACCTCTCCCTGGACGCCGGCACGGCGGGGACGGACGCCTTCGTCACCGGGCAACTCGCCCCGCTCCTCGAAGAGTTCATCAGCGCCGGCACGGCCGAGGAGTGGTTCTTCATCCGCTACGGCGAGGGCGGCCCGCACCTGCGGATCCGGGTCCGCGGCCTCCGCTCCCCCGCACTTCCCGGCCGGCTGGCCGACCGGCTGGCCGAGCTCGCCGCCAAGTGCCCAGCCGAGAGCGGCCCCTGGCCCACCCCGCACGGCCAGGTCAGCGCCGTGCCGTACCTTCCGGAGACCGACCGCTACGGCGGCCCGGCCGCGCTCCCGATCGCCGAGCGGCTCTTCACCGTCTCCACCCGCACCGCCGTAGCGGCGCTGCACCAGCTGGCCGCCGGTACCACCCGCCTGGTCCTCGCCGCCGACCTCGCCCACGCCACCGCCCACGCACTCGGTCTGGACCGCCTGGCCGCCGCCCGCTGGCTGCGCGGCCAGGCGGCGGGCTGGCGCTGGGTCACCGAGGTGCCGCTGCTGGCCGCCGCAGCCGTCCACTCCCGGGTCAACTCCGTCTACGCGCAGCAGCGTTCCTCCCTGCTGGGCCGCGCCGACGCGCTCCACGGGCAGCTCGCCGAGGGCAGCGCGGCCCCCTGGCTGGCCGACTGGGTCGCCGAGGTCCGCGCAGCGGACCAGGAGCTCCGCGCCCTGCCCGACCCAGACAGCAGTCGGCTCGGCTGGGCCTGGGGCTCCCAACTCCACATGCTCTTCAACCGGTTGGGCGTCAGCCCGGACGAGGAGCGGGCGGTCTGCCGACTGGCCGCCCGCACCCTGCTCGACTCCGGCGAGCCGCCCTCCTTCTTCCCCGAGGGCCACCGGGCGCCGGACCGGCAGTACTTGGAGCGGAGCAAGTTCCAGATCGGCCGCAACGAGGACACCGCCCTGCGTCCGCTCGCCGGCACCCCGCCCGAGCCCTCACCCACCGAACTCCCGCTGGCCGCCCGACCCTTGCCGGAGACCACGCTCCGCACCGCATTGGCCACCCGCCGCTCGGCCCGCGGCCCGCTGACCGGGCCGCTGGACGCCGCCACCCTCGGTGGGCTGCTCTGGGAGACGCTCGCCGAGAGCCACCGCACCGACCAGCCGCTGGCCGCCGGCGGCCTGCGCCGACTCGCCCACCGGCCCTACCCGAGCGCGGGCGCGCTCTACACCGCCCGGCTGCGGCTGGTCGCCCGCTCGGTGGACGGGCTGGCCCCCGGTACCTACGAGGTCTACCCGGAGCGCCGCACCCTCCGCCCGATCGGTCCGGCCCCCACGCTGGACGAACTCGAGGCGCTCTCCACCTACTTCTCCCGCCCCGCCACCGATCCCGACCGGATCGGCCTGGAGGAGGCCCCCGCCCTGCTCGGCCTCTACCTCGACTACGGCCTGCTGCGCGAGCGGTACGGCCTCCGGGCGCTCCGGCTGGGCCTGCTGGAGGCCGGCCACCTGGCCCAGAACCTGCTGCTCGGCCTCGCCGCCCTGGGCCTGGCCACCACCCCGCTCGGCGGCTTCCACGACGATCTGGCCCACGAGCTGCTCGGCCTGAGCGACCTCGACCAGCCCCTCCAGTACCTGCTCCCCCTCGGCCGCACCGCACCGGCCGGCCCTTGA